A window of Ruminococcus champanellensis 18P13 = JCM 17042 contains these coding sequences:
- a CDS encoding AAA family ATPase has translation MQKKKGTINMEEQIQSAITQTKQIIREVKKAVVGKDETVIKVLLAMLAGGHILIEDIPGVGKTTLALAISKAMHLVHHRMQFTPDVMPADVTGFTIYNKQTGSFDYKPGVVMCNLFLADEINRTSSKTQSALLEVMEEGSVTIDGVTRVLPKPFLVIATQNPIGSVGTQMLPESQLDRFMIKLNMGYPDLQSEVDILKARHSENPIDHVHQVASAEDIVRLQRQTEQIYVDDRIYNYIASLAQATRQHQMLRLGISPRGTLALTAAAKATALLRGRDYVTSDDVRFMLRDVFAHRLLLSTKARMQEITVEQVIGDVVRQVPVPVIGDEI, from the coding sequence ATACAAAAAAAGAAAGGAACAATCAATATGGAAGAACAGATTCAGTCTGCGATTACACAGACAAAGCAGATTATCCGGGAGGTGAAAAAGGCTGTAGTCGGCAAGGATGAGACCGTGATTAAAGTACTGCTGGCAATGCTGGCTGGCGGACACATTCTGATCGAGGATATTCCCGGTGTGGGAAAAACCACTCTGGCGTTGGCTATTTCCAAGGCAATGCACCTTGTCCACCATCGGATGCAGTTTACACCGGATGTGATGCCGGCAGATGTGACCGGGTTTACCATCTACAACAAACAGACCGGCAGCTTCGACTACAAGCCCGGTGTGGTAATGTGCAACCTGTTTCTGGCGGATGAGATCAACCGTACCTCCAGCAAGACCCAGTCTGCCTTGCTGGAGGTCATGGAGGAGGGCAGTGTTACCATTGACGGCGTGACCCGGGTGCTGCCCAAGCCCTTTCTCGTGATCGCAACCCAGAATCCCATCGGCTCCGTAGGTACCCAGATGCTGCCGGAATCCCAGTTGGATCGGTTCATGATCAAGCTGAACATGGGCTATCCGGATTTACAGAGCGAGGTGGATATTTTAAAAGCACGGCACAGTGAGAACCCCATTGACCATGTGCATCAGGTTGCCTCGGCAGAGGATATTGTGCGGCTGCAGCGGCAGACCGAGCAGATCTATGTGGATGACAGGATCTACAACTACATCGCAAGTCTTGCCCAGGCAACCCGGCAGCACCAGATGCTGCGACTTGGCATCAGTCCCCGGGGCACGCTGGCGCTGACTGCCGCCGCAAAGGCAACGGCGCTGCTCCGGGGTAGGGATTACGTTACATCGGACGATGTGCGTTTTATGCTGCGGGATGTATTCGCACACCGTCTGTTGCTCAGCACCAAGGCCCGGATGCAGGAGATCACAGTGGAGCAGGTCATCGGAGATGTGGTGCGGCAGGTGCCTGTTCCTGTCATTGGTGATGAAATATGA
- a CDS encoding inorganic diphosphatase, protein MNIWHNISPKRINSDDFVAVIEIPKGSKKKYELDKETGLIMLDRILHTSTHYPANYGLIPRTYADDNDPLDVLVLCSERLYPMTLVRCYPIGVIRMMDSGHMDDKIIAIPFNDPNYNMYHDISELPRHVFDEMSHFFRVYKELENKTTAVNEVENAEVARKIIQSDIDHYIEKFCK, encoded by the coding sequence ATGAACATTTGGCACAATATCAGTCCCAAACGCATCAACTCTGATGATTTTGTGGCGGTCATTGAAATCCCAAAGGGGAGCAAGAAAAAGTACGAGCTTGACAAAGAAACCGGACTGATTATGCTTGACCGAATTCTGCATACCTCAACCCATTATCCCGCAAATTACGGTCTGATTCCCCGCACATATGCTGACGACAACGACCCGCTGGATGTTCTGGTGCTCTGTTCTGAGCGACTGTATCCGATGACCCTGGTGCGCTGCTATCCCATCGGCGTGATCCGCATGATGGACAGCGGTCATATGGACGATAAGATCATTGCAATCCCGTTCAATGATCCCAATTATAATATGTACCACGACATCAGCGAGCTTCCCCGGCATGTGTTTGATGAAATGTCCCACTTCTTCCGGGTCTACAAGGAACTGGAGAACAAGACCACTGCCGTGAACGAAGTAGAAAACGCAGAGGTTGCCCGCAAGATCATTCAGAGTGATATCGATCACTATATTGAAAAGTTTTGTAAATAA
- a CDS encoding DUF58 domain-containing protein encodes MILAKLAYCLLLVGLMFFFLLFKDTLSLILLLCIFLLPGFSWLWLRIAGSRLRIRLLCPSGTLPAGEQIELQLFLQNPCILPIPHAVFRIRYRNKLAQQDETILVSTGLPARSSQTIGLQLLPEYCGCLRAEITQIRLYDMLRMFRIRISAPPAQELWIMPHIWPMQPVSGQVLSQDSENETFSQYRSGDDPSEVFGLRDYHPGDRLNRIHWKLSEKNTGLIVKEFSLPIGQAAVLFAEWKQSPLPMQHALLESLISVSVAFSESEHPHNLCWFDPPGERLVTVPVSDASIYEGIRRLMSTPTHTLSSTLHCIDPDRSISHLIYFTAGVQPEQLVQLEQLHADRITVISVNADEEDAACFQRTAAAFPQMELCAVSPGCVGVALREVIL; translated from the coding sequence ATGATCCTGGCGAAGCTTGCATACTGTCTGCTGCTGGTGGGTCTGATGTTTTTCTTCCTTCTGTTTAAGGATACGCTTAGTCTGATCCTGCTGCTGTGTATTTTCCTGCTGCCCGGGTTTTCCTGGCTGTGGCTCCGGATCGCCGGCAGCAGACTCCGGATCCGGCTGCTTTGTCCTTCCGGCACCCTGCCAGCCGGGGAACAGATTGAATTGCAGCTTTTTTTGCAGAATCCGTGTATTCTGCCGATTCCCCATGCCGTGTTCCGGATCCGGTATCGGAACAAACTGGCACAGCAGGACGAAACCATTCTGGTGTCCACCGGTCTGCCAGCCAGAAGCAGTCAGACCATCGGCTTGCAGCTGCTGCCGGAATACTGCGGTTGTCTGCGGGCGGAGATCACCCAGATCCGGCTGTATGACATGCTCCGGATGTTCCGGATCCGGATTTCTGCGCCCCCGGCACAGGAATTGTGGATCATGCCCCATATCTGGCCCATGCAGCCGGTGTCTGGGCAGGTGCTTTCCCAGGACAGCGAGAATGAAACCTTCTCCCAGTATCGATCCGGAGATGATCCTTCGGAGGTATTCGGGCTGCGGGATTATCACCCCGGTGACAGGCTGAATCGGATTCACTGGAAACTCAGTGAAAAGAATACGGGACTGATCGTCAAGGAATTCAGTCTGCCCATCGGACAGGCTGCTGTGTTGTTTGCGGAGTGGAAGCAAAGTCCCCTGCCGATGCAGCATGCCTTGCTGGAGTCCCTGATTTCCGTTTCTGTCGCCTTTTCTGAGTCGGAGCATCCTCACAATCTGTGCTGGTTTGATCCCCCAGGCGAACGGCTGGTGACGGTCCCTGTATCCGATGCGTCGATCTATGAAGGCATCCGGCGACTGATGTCCACTCCCACCCATACGCTTTCCTCCACGCTGCACTGCATAGACCCGGACAGAAGCATTTCTCATCTGATTTATTTTACAGCCGGTGTACAGCCGGAGCAGTTGGTTCAGCTGGAACAGCTGCACGCCGACCGGATCACGGTGATTTCCGTGAATGCCGACGAGGAGGACGCTGCTTGCTTTCAACGGACAGCGGCCGCCTTTCCACAGATGGAGCTTTGCGCGGTTTCTCCGGGATGCGTTGGAGTTGCCTTGCGGGAGGTGATTTTATGA
- a CDS encoding ribose-phosphate pyrophosphokinase, giving the protein MTAGANEVLFDSQKGVAPLGLIATESATELGDKINGYLMRWLVNEEENPDGFLIGSECPRFASGDGKGLIKSTVRGKDLFILVDVGNYNCKYKMFGRENSMSPDDHYQDLKRIIQAASGKAHRINVIMPILYGGRQHRRNFRESLDCACALQELESMGVSNIITFDAHDPRVHNAVPLMGFDNVMPSYQVLKAMFKCIPDFDIAPDKFMVISPDEGALNRNMYYASVLGVNMGMFYKRRDYSRIVNGRNPIVAHEYLGNSVEGLDVFIADDIISSGESMLDLAYALKDKKARRIFAYATYGLFTDGLEKFDKAYQDGYIDGVFGTNLTYRSPELLARPWFHEVDVSKYIAYFIAAINHDVSISTVIDPHQKIALLLEKMHQKKLENAQMA; this is encoded by the coding sequence ATGACAGCTGGAGCAAATGAGGTTTTGTTCGATTCACAGAAAGGCGTAGCACCCCTGGGGCTGATCGCCACAGAAAGCGCAACGGAGCTTGGTGACAAGATCAACGGGTACCTGATGCGCTGGCTCGTAAACGAGGAGGAGAATCCGGATGGATTCCTCATCGGTTCCGAGTGCCCCCGTTTTGCTTCCGGAGACGGCAAGGGTCTGATCAAGTCCACCGTCCGGGGCAAGGATCTGTTCATTCTGGTAGACGTGGGAAATTACAACTGCAAGTACAAGATGTTCGGCAGGGAAAATTCCATGTCCCCGGACGATCACTACCAGGATCTCAAGCGCATCATCCAGGCTGCATCCGGCAAAGCACACCGGATCAACGTCATCATGCCGATCCTCTACGGCGGCAGACAGCATCGTCGCAACTTCCGTGAATCCCTGGACTGTGCATGCGCACTGCAGGAACTGGAATCCATGGGCGTTTCCAATATCATCACCTTTGATGCACACGATCCTCGGGTACACAATGCAGTACCGCTGATGGGCTTTGACAACGTAATGCCCTCTTACCAGGTGCTCAAGGCTATGTTCAAGTGTATTCCGGACTTTGACATTGCGCCGGACAAGTTTATGGTTATCAGCCCGGACGAGGGTGCGCTGAACCGGAATATGTACTACGCTTCCGTTCTGGGTGTCAACATGGGTATGTTCTACAAGCGCCGGGATTACTCCAGGATCGTCAACGGCAGAAACCCCATCGTGGCACATGAGTATCTGGGCAACTCCGTAGAGGGGCTGGATGTGTTTATCGCAGACGATATCATTTCCTCCGGCGAGTCCATGCTGGATCTGGCATATGCCCTGAAGGACAAAAAGGCACGCCGGATCTTTGCTTACGCAACCTATGGTCTGTTTACCGACGGACTTGAAAAGTTTGACAAGGCGTATCAGGATGGGTATATTGACGGTGTGTTTGGCACCAATCTGACCTATCGCAGTCCGGAGCTTCTGGCTCGTCCCTGGTTCCACGAGGTTGACGTATCCAAGTATATTGCATACTTCATCGCAGCCATCAACCACGATGTATCCATCAGCACCGTCATCGATCCTCACCAGAAGATCGCACTGCTGCTGGAAAAGATGCATCAGAAAAAGCTGGAAAACGCACAGATGGCATAA